A single region of the Theileria annulata chromosome 4, complete sequence, *** SEQUENCING IN PROGRESS *** genome encodes:
- a CDS encoding serine/threonine protein kinase, putative (Tap349h10.p1c.C.cand.209 - score = 45.88): MCRLNKKLIKNRKLDKITKTKIKDEINTKLVEKVEKPNVENSNKKLVTVHERDDKVVSGHENKELMSGHENSLSNELMSGYGYVCRSIQFMMIRNYMILRLINEGSSGKVYLALDDKRKFFALKFINKTLDFHTYTKIRDELEISYSVKHENIVETNVILETRRSLVLVMEYCSGGDLITFIRRNGSISEERARNGFKMILNAIKYLHSHNIYHRDIKPENLLIQSNKLKLCDFGASIRIRSDVRLFETVGTMSYAAPEVLDGTCGYYGEKADVWSLGVVLYAMVFGQLPYTTKEDNVKSVLNKILTTKLTFPSRKSIEIVKLIKQMLQIEPSKRISIQHITTHPWIINNEENKNIEITSNINTINSNNVNGEILSIVMDNII; encoded by the exons ATGTGTAGACTTAATAAGaaattaatcaaaaatcgtaaattagataaaattactaaaacaaaaattaaagatgaaattaatactaaacTAGTGGAGAAAGTTGAAAAACCAAATGTTGAAAATAGTAATAAGAAATTAGTGACTGTACATGAGAGAGATGATAAAGTAGTGAGTGGACATGAAAATAAGGAACTAATGAGTGGACATGAGAATAGTTTGAGTAATGAATTAATGAGTGGATATGGATATGTATGTAGAAGTATACAATTTATGATGATAAGAAATTATATGATATTACgtttaattaatgaagGTTCTTCTGGTAAAGTTTATTTGGCTCTTGATGATAAACGGAAATTTTTTGCattgaaatttattaataaaactcTTGATTTTCATACATATACTAAAATTAG AGATGAATTGGAGATAAGTTATAGTGTGAAGCATGAGAATATAGTTGAAACTAATGTGATATTGGAGACAAGACGTAGTTTAGTGTTGGTGATGGAATATTGCTCAGGAGGTGATTtaattacatttattaGAAGAAATGGTTCAATAAGTGAAGAAAGAGCTAGAAATGGATTCAAGATGATTTTAAACGCTATAAAATATCTACACTCACATAATATCTATCATAGAGATATCAAACCTGAAAATCTACTCATTCAATCTAACA AATTGAAATTATGTGATTTTGGAGCATCGATAAGGATTCGGAGTGATGTAAGATTATTTGAGACTGTTGGTACAATGAGTTATGCTGCTCCTGAAGTGTTAGATGGTACATGTGGTTACTATGGTGAGAAGGCTGATGTTTGGAGTCTTGGAGTAGTATTATATGCTATGGTATTTGGACAATTACCATATACTACAAAAGAAGATAATGTCAAATCAGTACtgaacaaaatattaactaCGAAATTGACATTTCCTAGTAGAAAAAGTATagaaattgttaaattaattaaacaaatgTTACAAATCGAACCGAGTAAACGTATATCAATACAACACATCACAACACACCCGTggataattaataatgaagaaaataagaatatagaaattacatcaaatattaacacaattaatagtaataatgtaaatggtgaaatattaagtatagtaatggataatataatataa
- a CDS encoding 60S ribosomal L1/L10a protein, putative (Tap349h10.p1c.cand.23 - score = 11.91) has protein sequence MMLLQQFWKVQRPKKETSLKPGTVVLQNAPKKNMKVCVFGDAVHCDEAKALGVDYIDLEGLKKFNRNKTLVKKLANKYSAFLASQSLLPQIPRFLGPGLNKAGKFPTQLLHTDKMEDKINELRSSVKFQLKKVLCMGVAVGNVEMSPEQLRANIVLSVNYLVSLLKKNWNNVKGLTIKSTMGKPQRIYG, from the exons ATGATGCTGTTACAGCAGTTTTGGAAGGTTCAAAGACCAAAAAAAGAAACTTCACTGAAACC TGGTACGGTAGTATTACAAAATGCACCAAAGAAGAATATGAAAGTTTGTGTATTTGGTGACGCAGTACATTGTGATGAAGCTAAGGCTTTGGGAGTAGATTATATTGATCTTGAAGGTTTAAAGAAGTTTAATAGGAATAAGACATTAGTTAAGAAATTGGCTAACAAATATAGCGCATTTTTGGCTTCACAATCATTATTACCTCAAATTCCCCGTTTCTTAGGACCAGGCCTGAACAAGGCAGGAAAATTCCCTACTCAGCTTCTTCATACTGATAAGATGGAAGATAAAATCAATGAACTACGATCTAGTGTTAAGTTCCAGTTAAAGAAAGTACTTTGTATGGGTGTTGCTGTTGGTAATGTTGAAATGAGTCCAGAACAATTAAGAGCCAACATTGTTCTATCCGTTAATTATCTTGTTTcattattgaaaaaaaattggaataatGTTAAAGGGCTTACTATTAAAAGTACTATGGGTAAACCACAACGTATCTACGGTTAA
- a CDS encoding structure-specific recognition protein (SSRP) 1, putative (Tap349h10.p1c.cand.24 - score = 33.99), protein MATLGTVSSFGNIKGPDVPDFGAFKVSNELFGWKNKRTGEVLQHRSSDVSSITFVKTNSNLYQLRIELNESKQFKVLRFDGFTEKVHIIITHQIYIDTINVLDLSKHFEENYKMSCDKDEVSCTGWHWGTYEFDNTTFRLRINNNSGLEIDAQSIIQATIPSKTDLAIELKNANPLNNSDDLVEIRFCVPSKLDPEDAEIKLEDLKQTFLVKSGLDEMKSEKIALLMDIPLIVPRGRYEIEFTKRSIKLHGKSYDYTLLFTNIIRMFLLPKPNSPYINFILGLSQSMRQGQTRYAYIVMQFESDHETKVDLNLQDNDLKQYKLDKVLEGKTYNVVSRLFGSLVNRSIVVPGDFKSEKGDSAISCTYKATSGHLFPLNRSLLFIVKPVIFIRFEDIVSVEFSRTGVVTQNRFFAILVSMRGGIEYEFTNIDKTEFKNLNEYLMTKDIKVKTSEETERVEQTNYEQEEEENEEDDEEDEDFQDESEESEEEE, encoded by the exons atggCAACACTTGGAACAGTCTCTTCTTTTGGAAATATCAAAGGACCGGATGTTCCAGATTTC GGAGCTTTCAAAGTATCGAACGAACTGTTCGGTTGGAAGAATAAAAGAACAGGCGAAGTATTACAACACAGATCATCAGATGTTTCCTCAATTACATTCGTTAAAACCAATTCAA atttatatcaattaaggattgaattaaatgaatcTAAACAATTCAAAGTTTTAAGATTTGATGGATTCACTGAAAAGGTTCACATAATCATTACacatcaaatatatattgacactata AATGTATTGGATTTGAGTAAACATTTTGAGGAGAATTATAAGATGTCATGTGATAAAGATGAGGTATCATGTACTGGTTGGCATTGGGGAACATATGAGTTTGACAATACAACGTTCAGACTGAggattaataataattctGGTCTTGAAATTGATGCTCAGTCAATTATTCAGGCAACTATTCCTTCAAAAACTGATCTTGCTATTGAGCTTAAGAATGCTAATCCACTTAACAATTCTGATGATTTAGTTGAAATCCGTTTCTGTGTTCCTTCTAAACTTGATCCTGAAGATGCTGAAATCAAACTTGAAGATCTTAAACAG ACATTTTTGGTGAAGAGTGGTTTGGATGAGATGAAGAGTGAGAAGATAGCATTATTGATGGATATACCATTAATTGTTCCTAGAGGACGTTATGAAATTGAGTTTACTAAACGGAGTATTAAACTTCATGGAAAAAGCTATGATTATACTCTATTATTCACTAACATTATTCGAATGTTCCTATTACCGAAACCAAACAGTCCTTATATTAACTTTATTCTTG GATTATCACAATCAATGAGACAAGGACAAACACGTTATGCCTATATAGTAATGCAATTTGAAAGTGATCATGAAACTAAAGTCGATCTCAATCTACAGGATAATGATCTCAAACAATATAAACTTGATAAAGTACTTGAAG GAAAAACGTATAATGTTGTTTCAAGATTATTTGGATCATTAGTAAATCGATCAATTGTAGTTCCTGGCGATTTCAAATCCGAAAAAGGAGATTCC GCAATATCTTGTACTTATAAAGCTACAAGTGGTCATTTATTCCCACTGAACCgttcattattattcattgtGAAGCCCGTAATATTCATCag ATTTGAGGACATTGTTAGTGTTGAATTTAGTAGAACTGGTGTCGTTACACAAAACCGTTTCTTTGCCATTCTCGTATCCATGAGAGGTGGTAttgaatatgaatttacaaatatcGACAAAACAGAATTCAAA aatttgaatgaatatttaatgaCTAAGGATATAAAGGTGAAAACAAGTGAAGAAACAGAACGTGTTGAACAAACAAATTATGAACAAGAGGAGGAAGAAAATGAggaagatgatgaagaagatgaagatttTCAAGATG aatctGAGGAATCCGAAGAAGaagaataa
- a CDS encoding leucine carboxylmethyl transferase, putative, with amino-acid sequence MVQFEPWELVANVQKTAQSSLLHKCNAVELGYYEDEFIDKFIQPKPQITITSLVYTIRVKGIRIVLDKFIQSFPNQTVQFVNLGSGFDTISFYALKKYPNVICFDTDFDDQMKTKSKIIYENDCFKQLLPDLKLENEFISSNRYKIVPFDLSNINDFNNLINAGLSSKYPTFYLAEAVFMYIDPNIVDPVNCDDKFGEMTIQTFKEYNLRILGVTLYNTLQQHNNRYSELGWDDVLSTNMNIIWLLFDQEEKKRIQNLESFNEVEELGIICGHLMLGIATKNFNQPWEFLDFLRQKIKHKDNKINVNNINTYSSEIRESFQSYNSKNSFNKLLNYCRLYFQLFILLLIVYTYFPQE; translated from the exons atGGTTCAATTTGAACCATGGGAACTTGTGGCTAATGTACAAAAAACAGCTCAGAGTTCACTTTTACATAAATG TAATGCTGTTGAACTTGGATACTACGAAGATGAATTTATTGACAAATTCATTCAACCAAAACCACAAATTACCATTACAAGCTTAG tgTATACTATAAGAGTCAAGGGTATAAGAATAGTATTGGACAAATTCATCCAATCATTTCCTAACCAAACTGTTCAATTTGTTAATCTTGGTTCTGGATTTGATACCATATCATTCTATGCTCTGAAAAAATATCCTAATGTTATTTGTTTTGATACTGATTTTGATGATCAAATGAAAACTAAATCTAAGATCATTTATGAAAATGACTGTTTCAAACAACTTTTACCAGATCTCAAATTGGAAAATGAATTCATATCTTCAAatagatataaaatt GTACCATTTGATTTATCgaatattaatgattttaataatcttaTTAATGCTGGATTATCATCAAA ATATCCAACTTTTTATTTGGCTGAGGCTGTGTTTATGTATATTGACCCGAATATAGTTGATCCA GTTAATTGTGATGATAAATTCGGAGAAATGACCATTCAGACTTTTAAA GAATATAATCTCAGAATTTTGGGAGTCACACTCTACAATACATTACAACAACATAATAATAG ATATTCGGAGTTGGGATGGGATGATGTATTATCAACgaatatgaatataatcTGGCTATTATTTGATCAAGAAGAGAAGAAAAGAATTCAG AATCTTGAGAGTTTCAATGAAGTTGAGGAACTTGGGATCATTTGTGGTCACTTGATGCTAGGGATAGCTactaaaaatttcaatCAGCCTTGGGAATTTCTGGACTTTTTACGTCagaaaattaaacataaagataataaaataaatgtaaataacATAAACACATATTCTTCTGAAATAAGAGAATCTTTCCAAAGTtataatagtaaaaattcgtttaataaacttttaaattattgccgactttattttcaacttttcatattattactgATTGTTTACACATATTTCCCACAAGAGTAA
- a CDS encoding leucine carboxyl methyltransferase, putative has translation MSFGFSMDSNSLVQKTSDLTTTIKARAVELGYYEDEFIDKFVETSSQATLMTIVHVVRSNAFRLVLDKFIESFPDQTVQFVNLGAGFDTISFYALKKYPNVICFDTDFDDQMKTKSKIIYENDCFKQLLPDLKLENGFITSNRYKIVPFDLSNLNDFNNLINAGLSPKYPTLYMAEFVFMYVKSEYVNEMLLPTEVTKFYNKVLSSAGVKVYGPLEYPSIESQIQRYSKRWNVKMVCYSEFYNMNTSEEEKKRIIVILHMDNVFQELEDFKDMRELGVFCSHFFVTVLYKHELSKVLELFNVDDYNYVVRGEYDIPFGLKFDYNTEFNINCFNKIFIGNVDLEEILYRSETDSNSSFLNEFNVKT, from the exons ATGAGTTTTGGATTCTCTATGGATTCGAATAGTTTGGTTCAGAAAACATCAGATTTAACAACAACTATAAAAGC AAGAGCTGTTGAACTTGGATACTACGAAGATGAGTTTATTGACAAATTTGTTGAGACATCATCTCAAGCCACTCTTATGACCATTG TTCATGTAGTTCGTTCTAATGCTTTTCGGCTTGTTCTGGACAAATTCATTGAATCATTTCCAGACCAAACTGTTCAATTTGTTAATCTTGGAGCTGGATTTGATACCATATCATTCTATGCTCTGAAAAAGTATCCTAATGTTATTTGTTTTGATACTGATTTTGATGATCAAATGAAAACTAAATCTAAGATCATATATGAAAATGACTGTTTCAAACAACTTTTACCAGATCTTAAATTGGAAAATGGATTCATAACATCAAatagatataaaatt GTACCATTTGATTTATCGAATcttaatgattttaataatcttaTTAATGCTGGATTATCACCAAA aTATCCAACGTTATATATGGCGGAATTTGTCTTTATGTATGTAAAATCGGAATATGTAAATGAG ATGTTACTTCCTACAGAAGTTACAAAGTTTTATAACAAAGTACTTTCA TCTGCAGGTGTTAAAGTGTATGGTCCACTCGAGTATCCAAGTATAGAATCCCAAATCCAAAG ATATAGTAAACGTTGGAATGTGAAGATGGTTTGCTATAGCGAGTTTTATAACATGAACACTTCAGAGGAAGAGAAAAAGAGaataattgtaatattacATATGGATAATGTTTTTCAGGAATTGGAAGACTTTAAGGATATGAGAGAATTAGGAGTCTTCTGTTCTCATTTCTTTGTCACTGTATTATATAAGCATGAGTTATCCAAAGTATTGGAACTTTTTAATGTAGATGACTATAATTATGTTGTGAGAGGTGAATATGATATTCCATTCGGTTTAAAATTCGATTATAATAcagaatttaatattaattgttttaataaaatttttattggaAATGTTGATCTAGAGGAAATTTTATACCGTTCAGAAACTGATTCTAATTCAAGTTTTCTCAACGAGTTTAACGTCAAAACTTGA
- a CDS encoding leucine carboxyl methyltransferase, putative (Tap349h10.p1c.cand.26 - score = 34.60) produces MIANSPSEVVKTSHSVSHFKRSAVDKGYYKDDAINVFSSPSDESPSLDMFIYMRVTALRSVIALFVESFPNQTVQFVNLGAGLDTLSFWLLSKYNNVLCFDLDFDTHLIYKAQLLTKSNEFSFLNYKIINGLVHSDKYTMVPMNFEDLESVYKLEEKGLSRELPTVFLSEFCLTYVQNDVSDKVIKFLSSFSSKPSAYIFLDYIGSWTAFGRWYSKLFEDFGAEFKSFKKYDTIEKHTKRYKELGWDHVMVNPMSFTYNELIDEEERMRLKKLSKLENYDYFGVLPNHTVIGVAVTQKEKLSNLIQFYDMSNYKSKETSKLIPYDLGFRNDELDVEYFKKMLHSFVI; encoded by the exons ATGATCGCTAACTCTCCTTCTGAAGTGGTTAAAACTAGCCATTCAGTTTCTCACTTTAAGAG gaGTGCAGTTGACAAGGGCTATTACAAAGATGACGCTATTAATGTCTTTTCTTCACCTTCAGACGAATCTCCATCACTTGACATGT TTATCTACATGCGTGTTACTGCTTTGAGAAGTGTTATCGCTCTTTTTGTTGAATCATTTCCAAACCAAACTGTTCAATTTGTTAATCTTGGAGCCGGCCTTGATACTTTATCTTTCTGGCTACTcagtaaatataataatgtacTTTGTTTTGATCTTGATTTCGATACCCACTTAATATACAAAGCTCAACTTTTGACTAAATCTAATGAATTCTCATTTCTAAActataaaatcattaatgGATTAGTACATTCAGATAAATATACCATG GTACCCATGAATTTTGAGGATTTGGAATCTGTATATAAACTTGAGGAAAAAGGATTATCGAGAGAACTCCCAACTGTTTTTTTGTCAGAATTCTGTCTGACCTATGTTCAAAATGATGTTTCAGATAAG GTGATAAAGTTTTTGAgttcattttcttcaaaaCCTTCCGCTTACATTTTTCTTGACTAT attgGGAGTTGGACTGCATTTGGACGATGGTACTCAAAACTCTTTGaa GATTTTGGAGCCGAGTTCAAATCATTTAAAAAGTATGATACAATAGAGAAACATACTAAAAG ATATAAAGAATTGGGATGGGATCATGTTATGGTTAATCCTATGAGTTTTACATATAATGAGCTCATAGATGAGGAGGAAAGGATGAGACTTAAG AAACTAAGTAAGCTTGAAAATTACGACTACTTTGGAGTTTTACCAAATCATACAGTAATTGGAGTGGCAGTAACACAGAAAGAAAAACTCTCAAACTTGATTCAATTCTATGATATgtcaaattataaatctAAAGAAACATCAAAACTCATACCATATGACTTAGGATTTCGAAATGATGAGTTAGATGTCGAATATTTCAAAAAAATGCTTCATTCATTTGTTATCTAA
- a CDS encoding leucine carboxyl methyltransferase, putative (Tap349h10.p1c.cand.27 - score = 28.22;~3 probable transmembrane helices predicted for TA09205 by TMHMM2.0 at aa 47-69, 247-269 and 308-330) — protein MNQVDVSSDVRFWSDYVILSKRIAVDENYYEDEFIKYFSPKGFQDSILSIGMFMGFYTFLASYARVVGIRTLVETFLSHFPDQTVQFVNLGAALDTTSLYLLSKYPNVVCFDLDLENEIRAKIDIITQTEELLSLFPNHKVDTLDFYSQRYHIFECDLRDLKNLQKLIDHGFSYDLPTIYLSEFVLTYLENHLSNEVLHYGVTLRCLYTPLTPKGVIVIQLFPYQTYSYPFISLITQHRFIIYSCKFRLLNIFVIILKLFVFSLIWNILGQIHLYLNGFIRYWDNTLSCIVCLSMTVRNLKINDIKNLVGMVYFPVITTLFITILSTNLNGNVSEYYYTLSIENFNHMELLALYFSQPLIIVSYKHFDNELKDKFTRLFKENGNDIDEDDELLPYFTDEYLEKERNLDYLHDCFTRFCGDIFTQKL, from the exons ATGAATCAAGTTGATGTATCTAGTGATGTTAGATTTTGGTCAGATTATGTAATTTTGTCTAAAAG AATTGCTGTTGATGAAAACTACTACGAAGACGAGTTTATCAAGTACTTCTCACCTAAAGGATTTCAGGATTCAATTCTAAGCATTGGTATGTTCATGGGATTTTATACCTTTTTAGCAAGCTATGCTAGAGTTGTTGGAATTAGAACACTTGTTGAGACCTTCTTATCACATTTTCCAGACCAAACTGTTCAATTTGTTAATCTTGGTGCTGCACTTGATACCACatctttatatttactATCAAAATATCCTAATGTTGTTTGTTTCGATTTAGATCTCGAGAATGAAATTCGAGccaaaattgatataataaCACAGACTGAAGAACTTTTATCACTATTTCCCAATCACAAAGTTGATACATTAGATTTCTATTCCCAACGATATCACATC TTTGAGTGTGATTTAAGAGATCTTAAGAACCTTCAGAAATTAATTGATCATGGATTTTCTTATGATTTACCAACTATTTATTTGAGTGAATTTGTTCTTACATATTTAGAAAATCATTTATCAAACGAGGTACTCCATTATGGTgttacgttacggtgcttgtaCACACCACTAACCCCTAAAGGGGTAATAGTTATCCAGTTATTCCCCTACCAGACCTATAGTTATCCATTTATCTCGTTAATCACTCAACACCgtttcattatttattcatgTAAATTTAGGttattaaacatttttGTGATAATTCTAAAACTTTTTGTATTTTCATTGATTTGGAATAT ATTAGGCCAAATTCATCTTTATTTAAATGGATTTATTCGATATTG ggACAACACACTATCATGTATAGTTTGTCTGAGTATGACAGTCAGGAATCTCAAAATCAACG ATATAAAGAACTTGGTTGGGATGGTTTATTTTCCTGTGATTACAACTTTatttataacaattttatcgACAAATTTGAACGGAAACGTCTCAGAGTATTATTATACCCTa aGTATTGAGAACTTTAACCACATGGAACTATTGGCATTATATTTCAGTCAAcctttaataattgtttcttataaacattttgataatgaattaaaagACAAGTTTACTAGACTTTTTAAGGAAAATGGTAATGATATTGATGAGGATGACGAATTGTTACCCTATTTTACTGATGAGTATTTGGAAAAAGAACGTAACCTCGACTACCTTCATGATTGTTTCACTAGATTTTGTGGAGACATTTTCACACAGAAACTTTAA
- a CDS encoding Pumilio-family RNA-binding protein, putative (Tap349h10.p1c.C.cand.207 - score = 35.78) — translation MEEKRDLCLLILTNMYIKSDFIKPCKDVVGSSVFQNSLNCMTSFNKFDEEFDKILLHITRKIEDQCLYELFYHSSGSHYLRTLILSLSNVHDRNQYFSKNNSFDDLKIGFEVPEWRRKLLFNWAEILFKDFKNLLQNTQASYTFCLLINVLKITNQLDKKFLMEIIKECIPVVKNVKNSSYILETCLKCSSNYEYTYIFNELISNDLQNLCVNNFANYVVQAFIENPHFQSSHLQYMIQNLNFVVLANSKSSSILWKLCKSCIDLYSCQELFYRKVFNDFKIEKNEEIWFGILSAGKTREEIFIKASGCSILGYLVKFQKSIISDLISSFKQFFKHVIDTGKFVEVTCDKHFSRVLQNMFDVRLGLVPEKFLKSLLGTFLTNSLKLSVDMNGCFVLYNYFLTLKPEDKFKVLTKIVQDYDEIKLKSPKYAKLMNLSEFKSNPKLFQKKMEKSESVRELFKDIVKTH, via the exons ATGGAGGAGAAGCGAGATTTGTGTTTGCTGATACTGACAAAcatgtatattaaatctGATTTCATAAAACCGTGTAAAGACGTTGTTGGCTCATCAGTTTTTCAAAATAGCCTAAATTGCATGACctcatttaataaatttgacGAGGAGTTTGACAAGATACTTCTACACATTACTAGGAAAATAGa GGACCAGTGTTTGTATGAACTATTCTATCATAGTTCAGGATCCCACTACCTGAGGACTTTAATTCTGTCCCTTTCCAATGTCCATGATAGGAATCAGTACTTCTCAAAAA ATAATAGTTTTGATGATTTAAAGATTGGATTTGAG GTTCCTGAATGGAGAAGGAAACTTTTGTTTAACTGGGCCGAGATTCTTtttaaagattttaaaaatttactACAAAATACTCAAGCATCATACACATTTTGTTTACTTATTAATGtacttaaaattactaatCAATTAG ACAAGAAATTTTTGATGGAGATAATTAAGGAATGTATACCAGTggtaaaaaatgtaaaaaacTCTAGTTACATACTTGAAACCTGTCTTAAGTGTTCAAGTAACTATGAATACacatatattttcaatGAACTTATCTCAAATGACTTACAAAATTTGTGTGTAAACAACTTTGCGAACTACGTTGTCCAGGCGTTCATTGAAAATCCACACTTCCAATCCTCACATCTACAATACATGATTCAAA ATTTGAATTTTGTTGTATTGGCGAATAGTAAAAGCTCGAGCATATTGTGGAAGTTGTGTAAGTCATGTATTGACTTGTACTCATGCCAAGAGTTGTTTTATAGGAAAgtatttaatgattttaaaattgaaaagaATGAGGAAATATGGTTTGGAATTTTATCGGCTGGAAAAACAAGGGAagaaatttttataaaagCGTCTGGATGCTCCATATTAGGGTACCTTGTCAAGTTCCAAAAATCGATAATTTctgatttaatttcatcatttaaGCAGTTTTTTAAGCATGTAATTGATACTGGGAAGTTTGTTGAAGTTACCTGTGACAAACATTTTTCCAGAGTACTTCAAAACATGTTCGATGTCAGGCTAGGCCTAGTTCCAGAAAAGTTCTTAAAGTCACTTCTGGGCACTTTTTTGACAAACTCACTCAAGTTGTCAGTGGACATGAACGGCTGTtttgttttatataattacttCCTCACACTAAAGCCCGAGGATAAATTTAAGGTTTTGACTAAAATTGTCCAAGACtatgatgaaattaaacTCAAGTCGCCAAAATACGCAAAACTTATGAATCTTTCGGAATTCAAATCCAACCCCAAACTCTTCCAAAAGAAAATGGAAAAATCCGAATCTGTCCGAGAACTCTTTAAAGATATCGTTAAAACTcactaa